The proteins below are encoded in one region of Enhydrobacter sp.:
- a CDS encoding tripartite tricarboxylate transporter substrate binding protein → MKRRHLLAAGLGTLAAPRLVRADARYPERTVRLVIPFAPAGPTDIIGRMAAEKLTPLLGQTVIVDNKAGAAGSIGAMEVVHAKPDGYTLLFATSSTHAINPTAYAKPPYDPVKDFTPISSICVNPLVLVAHPSMPDSVGRLVELMKKNPGKYSYASSGIGSILHLAGEYFKREVGGMEVVHVPYKGSGPAIQDLLAGNVAWMFETFSTTLQQHRAGKLRILAFAHSGRAAVAPEIPTMTEAGVKGYEAYTFNLILGPAGTPKNVVDTVDQASRKLIKDPGAIKFLQDIAAVPAADTSPERTAKFIKDELAKWAPIIHAAGVKIE, encoded by the coding sequence CGAGCGGACGGTCCGCCTCGTGATCCCGTTCGCGCCCGCCGGGCCGACCGACATCATCGGCCGCATGGCCGCCGAGAAGCTCACGCCGCTGCTCGGCCAGACCGTGATCGTCGACAACAAGGCGGGCGCCGCGGGCTCGATCGGGGCGATGGAGGTCGTGCACGCCAAGCCGGACGGCTACACGCTCCTGTTCGCGACCTCCTCGACGCACGCCATCAACCCGACGGCCTATGCCAAGCCGCCCTACGATCCGGTCAAGGACTTCACGCCGATCTCCTCGATCTGCGTCAATCCGCTGGTACTGGTCGCGCATCCCTCGATGCCCGACTCGGTGGGCCGCCTCGTCGAGCTGATGAAGAAGAACCCGGGCAAATATTCCTACGCCTCGTCGGGCATCGGCAGCATCCTCCACCTCGCCGGCGAATACTTCAAACGCGAGGTCGGCGGCATGGAGGTCGTGCACGTGCCCTACAAGGGATCGGGTCCGGCGATCCAGGACCTGCTGGCGGGCAACGTCGCCTGGATGTTCGAGACCTTCAGCACCACGCTGCAGCAGCATCGCGCCGGCAAGCTGCGCATCCTGGCCTTCGCGCATTCCGGGCGCGCCGCCGTCGCGCCCGAGATCCCGACCATGACCGAGGCCGGCGTCAAGGGCTACGAGGCCTATACCTTCAACCTGATCCTGGGGCCGGCCGGCACGCCGAAGAACGTGGTCGATACGGTCGACCAGGCGTCGCGCAAGCTGATCAAGGATCCCGGCGCCATCAAGTTCCTGCAGGACATCGCGGCCGTGCCCGCGGCCGACACCTCGCCCGAGCGCACGGCCAAGTTCATCAAGGACGAGCTGGCGAAATGGGCTCCGATCATCCACGCCGCGGGCGTGAAGATCGAGTAG
- a CDS encoding glutathione S-transferase family protein, with amino-acid sequence MRLYSGPLSMFGAKAEIAAHEKGIDFELVMVPFEMKTLYQPKHPEVVRINPKRQVPVLVDGDLEIFDSTQIFEYLETLKPEPALWPPDAKAKARARLLEHKSDEVYFPHIIRLMGLQATPDDPLAVEARAAATACYDEMERLIGERDWLAGSYSYADIAFYMAQLFGARMTAPMAEAHPRLQRWRDRMSARPAVAKVAGAMARYLRSQGRPLPEFLAKVMSA; translated from the coding sequence ATGAGACTCTATTCCGGTCCGCTCAGCATGTTCGGCGCCAAGGCGGAGATCGCAGCGCACGAGAAGGGCATCGACTTCGAGCTGGTGATGGTGCCGTTCGAAATGAAGACGCTCTATCAGCCCAAGCACCCCGAGGTCGTGCGCATCAATCCCAAGCGCCAGGTGCCGGTGCTGGTGGACGGCGACCTCGAGATCTTCGATTCGACGCAGATCTTCGAGTACCTCGAGACCCTGAAGCCCGAGCCGGCGCTGTGGCCGCCCGACGCCAAGGCGAAGGCACGGGCGCGCCTTCTGGAGCACAAGTCGGACGAAGTCTATTTCCCGCACATCATCCGCCTGATGGGCCTTCAGGCCACGCCCGACGATCCGCTGGCCGTCGAGGCGCGTGCCGCGGCGACGGCCTGCTACGACGAGATGGAGCGGCTGATCGGCGAGCGGGACTGGCTCGCCGGCAGCTACTCCTATGCCGACATCGCCTTCTACATGGCGCAGCTCTTCGGCGCGCGGATGACCGCGCCCATGGCCGAGGCACATCCAAGGCTGCAGCGCTGGCGCGATCGCATGAGCGCGCGCCCGGCGGTCGCGAAGGTGGCGGGTGCGATGGCCCGCTATCTCCGCTCGCAGGGCCGCCCGCTGCCGGAATTCCTGGCGAAGGTCATGTCGGCCTAG
- a CDS encoding long-chain-fatty-acid--CoA ligase gives MDRFWLKEYPPGVPAEIDPSVYPSLVALIEESFAKHRDARAYVCLGTALTFGEVDALSKALAAWLQSRGLRKGARVAIMMPNVLQYPVAVTAVLRAGFITVNVNPLYTARELQHQLGDSGAEAVIVLDNFAATLQAALAAGDTAVKHVVVGRMGDLLGFPKGLLVNFAVRTLRKLVPTYALPGHVAFGQAIAAGKAMLFVRPELGPDDVAVLQYTGGTTGIAKGATLLHRTIVANLLASEAWMRPGLGRKKLTGQFTIVCALPLYHVFAFVACGLLGMRTGALNILIPDPRDLAGTVKTLAKYRINIFPGVNTLFNALANRADFAKLDFSGLAITNGGGMAVQEAVAQKWLAVTGCPIVEGYGLSETAAGVTCNPTDSEAYTGTIGLPMPSVEIRILDDQGQEVPLGAPGEIAIRGPQVMQGYWRRPDETAKVMTADGFFKSGDIGVMDQRGYVKIVDRKKDMIVVSGFKVYPNEIEAVVSGHPGVAECAAVGVPDARSGEAVMLFVVKRDPKLTREALEAFCEREFTGYKRPKYIEFRNELPKSNIGKILRRELRDAMVKKAARRTVVE, from the coding sequence ATGGATCGGTTCTGGCTCAAGGAATATCCGCCGGGCGTGCCGGCGGAGATCGATCCGTCGGTCTATCCCAGCCTCGTGGCGCTGATCGAGGAAAGCTTCGCCAAGCATCGCGACGCCAGGGCCTATGTCTGCCTGGGCACGGCGCTCACGTTCGGCGAGGTCGACGCGCTCTCGAAGGCGCTGGCGGCGTGGCTGCAGAGCCGCGGCCTGCGCAAGGGCGCGCGGGTGGCGATCATGATGCCGAACGTGCTGCAGTATCCGGTCGCGGTGACGGCGGTCCTGCGCGCGGGCTTCATCACCGTGAACGTCAATCCGCTCTATACGGCGCGCGAGCTCCAGCATCAGCTCGGGGATTCCGGCGCCGAGGCGGTGATCGTGCTGGACAACTTCGCGGCGACGCTGCAGGCCGCGCTCGCCGCCGGCGACACGGCGGTGAAGCACGTGGTGGTGGGCCGCATGGGCGACCTGCTGGGCTTCCCCAAGGGCCTCCTCGTGAACTTCGCCGTGCGCACGCTGCGCAAGCTGGTTCCCACCTACGCGCTTCCCGGCCATGTCGCGTTCGGCCAGGCGATCGCGGCCGGCAAGGCGATGCTCTTCGTGCGGCCGGAGCTGGGACCGGACGATGTCGCGGTGCTGCAATATACCGGCGGCACGACCGGCATCGCCAAGGGCGCCACGTTGCTCCATCGCACGATCGTCGCCAACCTGCTGGCCTCCGAGGCCTGGATGCGGCCCGGCCTCGGGCGAAAGAAGCTCACCGGCCAGTTCACCATCGTCTGCGCCCTGCCGCTCTATCACGTCTTCGCCTTCGTCGCCTGCGGGCTCCTGGGCATGCGCACCGGCGCGCTCAATATCCTCATTCCCGATCCGCGCGATCTCGCGGGCACGGTGAAGACGCTGGCGAAATACCGCATCAACATCTTCCCGGGCGTGAACACGCTCTTCAATGCGCTGGCCAATCGCGCCGACTTCGCGAAGCTCGACTTCTCCGGCCTCGCCATCACCAACGGCGGCGGCATGGCGGTGCAGGAGGCGGTGGCGCAGAAATGGCTCGCCGTCACCGGCTGCCCGATCGTCGAGGGCTACGGGCTCAGCGAGACGGCGGCCGGCGTCACCTGCAATCCCACCGACTCTGAGGCCTATACCGGCACCATCGGCCTGCCGATGCCGAGCGTCGAGATCAGGATTCTCGACGATCAGGGACAGGAGGTGCCGCTCGGCGCGCCGGGCGAGATCGCGATCCGCGGCCCGCAGGTGATGCAGGGCTACTGGCGGCGGCCGGACGAGACGGCCAAGGTCATGACGGCCGACGGTTTCTTCAAGTCGGGCGATATCGGCGTGATGGACCAGCGCGGCTACGTGAAGATCGTCGATCGCAAGAAGGACATGATCGTGGTCTCGGGCTTCAAGGTCTATCCCAACGAGATCGAGGCCGTGGTGTCCGGCCATCCCGGCGTGGCCGAATGCGCCGCCGTCGGCGTGCCCGATGCACGCTCGGGCGAGGCGGTCATGCTGTTCGTCGTGAAGCGCGATCCCAAGCTCACGCGCGAGGCGCTCGAGGCCTTCTGCGAGCGCGAGTTCACTGGCTACAAGCGGCCGAAATACATCGAGTTCCGCAACGAGCTGCCCAAGAGCAACATCGGCAAGATCCTGCGCCGCGAGCTGCGCGACGCGATGGTGAAGAAGGCGGCCCGACGGACCGTCGTGGAATGA
- a CDS encoding NAD(P)-dependent oxidoreductase, translating into MKVGFIGVGNMGGPMCRNIVKRSNHEVTVFDLNAAAVKSCTDLGATAAKSVADVTKSADVVMTSLPMPRDVEAVALGDGGILAHIKPGQTYIDLSTNAPSMVKKIGAAMAAKGIAMLDAPVSGGTVGAEAATIAIMVGGDKKVFDDALPVLKSFSANVIHMGALGTGTVAKLVNNMMAFCNAAAAAEGLMLGTAAGLDPAKLVQVIANSSGNSNVFKAFSERALSGKFSPPSFALNLAHKDLHLAMELADELDVPLPQGSATHNLQRMARHMGFGGDDSSSILRVYEKVLGRAIKP; encoded by the coding sequence GTGAAAGTCGGGTTCATCGGCGTCGGCAATATGGGCGGTCCCATGTGCCGCAACATCGTGAAGCGCAGCAACCACGAGGTCACGGTGTTCGACCTCAACGCGGCGGCGGTCAAGAGCTGCACCGACCTCGGCGCGACGGCGGCCAAGTCGGTGGCCGACGTAACGAAGAGCGCCGATGTCGTGATGACGTCGCTCCCCATGCCCCGCGACGTCGAGGCGGTGGCGCTGGGCGACGGCGGCATCCTCGCCCACATCAAGCCCGGCCAGACCTATATCGACCTCAGCACCAACGCGCCTTCGATGGTGAAGAAGATCGGCGCCGCGATGGCGGCCAAGGGCATCGCCATGCTCGACGCGCCGGTGAGCGGCGGGACGGTGGGCGCGGAGGCCGCCACCATCGCCATCATGGTGGGCGGCGACAAGAAAGTGTTCGACGACGCCCTGCCGGTGCTGAAGTCCTTCAGCGCCAACGTGATCCACATGGGGGCGCTCGGCACCGGCACGGTGGCCAAGCTGGTGAACAACATGATGGCCTTCTGCAACGCCGCGGCAGCGGCCGAGGGGCTGATGCTGGGCACAGCCGCCGGCCTCGATCCGGCCAAGCTCGTGCAGGTGATCGCCAACTCGAGCGGCAACTCGAACGTCTTCAAGGCCTTCTCCGAGCGGGCACTCAGCGGCAAGTTCAGCCCGCCCTCCTTCGCGCTCAACCTCGCGCACAAGGACCTGCATCTCGCCATGGAGCTCGCCGATGAGCTGGACGTGCCGCTGCCGCAGGGCTCGGCGACGCACAACCTGCAGCGCATGGCCCGCCACATGGGCTTCGGCGGCGACGACAGCTCCTCGATCCTGCGCGTCTACGAGAAGGTGCTGGGGCGCGCGATCAAGCCGTAG
- a CDS encoding transposase: MTFRLADSLPRSVVESLRTQPDAVRQIDRRLDAGLGACWLGREDVASIVQDAILHFDGDRYRLLAWCIMPNHAHVVMEPASGHRLGSIVHSWKSFTANEANKLIGRTGAFWHDDYFDRYMRDEDHLIRTIGYVEQNPVKAGLVDIDSDWRWSSARFRRGL; this comes from the coding sequence GTGACCTTCCGGCTCGCCGACAGTCTTCCGCGGTCGGTTGTCGAGTCGCTGCGCACTCAGCCCGATGCCGTTCGGCAGATCGACCGCCGGCTCGACGCCGGGCTGGGGGCATGTTGGCTGGGTCGAGAGGATGTCGCATCGATCGTCCAAGATGCCATCCTGCATTTCGATGGCGACCGCTATCGCCTCCTCGCCTGGTGCATCATGCCCAATCACGCCCACGTCGTCATGGAACCAGCCAGCGGCCATCGCCTGGGGTCTATCGTGCATAGCTGGAAGTCGTTCACCGCCAACGAGGCCAATAAACTCATCGGCCGAACCGGTGCGTTCTGGCACGACGACTATTTCGACCGGTATATGCGCGACGAAGATCATTTGATCCGCACAATCGGATATGTCGAACAGAACCCCGTAAAGGCGGGATTGGTCGACATAGACTCCGACTGGCGCTGGAGTTCGGCGCGCTTCCGACGCGGATTATGA
- a CDS encoding divalent metal cation transporter — protein sequence MRPSFPFAVPLQNLSRRLGPGVITGAADDDPSGIATYSQAGAQQGVGLLWTVVLTWPMMVAVQSVSARIGRVTGHGLAANMLAVFPRPVVTGLVALLFLANTINIGADLSAMGAAVNLMAGGSRHLYTLAFALGMLAAVVFIPYHQYVAVLRWLTFSLFAYVGVVFTVKIDWHAVAVGALLPRFDLSGESYMLIVAVFGTTISPYLFFWQSSQEVEDEQAAKAEPLIDRPDKADGELSRIGWETMAGMAVSNIVAFFIILTTAMTLHANGQTDIQSSEQAAAALRPIAGDAAFLLFSLGIIGTGLLAVPVLAGSTAYAMGEVRGWPIGLERKLGEARAFYTVIAISILVGIAVEASPLDPIEALVWSAVVNGVITVPILVAMMIVASSAKRMGKFTATRLQRIFGWITTAMMAAAALAMFVTM from the coding sequence GTGAGGCCCTCGTTCCCGTTCGCCGTGCCCCTGCAGAACCTCTCCCGGCGCCTCGGCCCGGGCGTCATCACCGGCGCCGCCGACGACGATCCGAGCGGCATCGCCACCTATTCGCAGGCCGGGGCGCAGCAGGGCGTCGGGCTGCTTTGGACGGTGGTGCTCACCTGGCCGATGATGGTCGCCGTGCAGTCGGTGAGCGCGCGCATCGGCCGGGTCACCGGCCACGGGCTCGCCGCCAACATGCTGGCTGTCTTCCCGCGCCCGGTCGTGACCGGCCTCGTGGCCCTCCTGTTCCTCGCCAACACTATCAATATCGGCGCCGATCTCTCCGCCATGGGCGCGGCCGTCAACCTGATGGCGGGCGGCAGCCGGCATCTCTACACGCTGGCCTTCGCCCTGGGCATGCTGGCTGCCGTCGTGTTCATTCCCTACCATCAATACGTCGCGGTCCTGCGCTGGCTCACCTTCTCGCTGTTCGCCTATGTCGGCGTCGTCTTCACGGTGAAGATCGACTGGCACGCGGTGGCGGTGGGAGCGCTGCTGCCACGCTTCGATCTCAGCGGCGAATCCTACATGCTGATCGTCGCCGTGTTCGGCACCACCATCAGCCCCTATCTCTTCTTCTGGCAAAGCTCGCAGGAGGTCGAGGACGAGCAGGCGGCGAAGGCCGAGCCGCTGATCGACCGTCCCGACAAGGCGGACGGCGAGCTGAGCCGCATCGGCTGGGAGACCATGGCCGGGATGGCGGTCTCCAACATCGTCGCGTTCTTCATCATCCTGACGACGGCCATGACGCTCCACGCGAACGGCCAGACCGACATCCAGAGCTCGGAGCAGGCGGCCGCCGCGCTGCGCCCGATCGCAGGCGACGCCGCCTTCCTGCTGTTCAGCCTCGGCATCATCGGCACCGGGCTGCTGGCGGTGCCGGTGCTGGCGGGCTCGACCGCCTATGCCATGGGCGAGGTGCGCGGCTGGCCGATCGGGCTGGAGCGCAAGCTCGGCGAGGCGCGTGCCTTCTACACCGTGATCGCCATCTCGATTCTGGTCGGCATCGCGGTCGAGGCCTCGCCGCTCGATCCGATCGAGGCGCTGGTGTGGAGCGCCGTCGTGAACGGCGTGATCACCGTGCCGATCCTGGTCGCGATGATGATCGTGGCGTCGAGCGCGAAGCGGATGGGCAAGTTCACGGCGACGCGCCTGCAGCGGATTTTCGGCTGGATCACCACCGCCATGATGGCCGCCGCCGCGCTCGCGATGTTCGTGACGATGTAG
- the phaP gene encoding TIGR01841 family phasin (Members of this family are phasins (small proteins associated with inclusions such as PHA granules). Note that several different families of phasins have been named PhaP despite very little sequence similarity to each other.) produces MPSFDMGKIMEHHQKNIDAMGRSWQAVASGATAIADKQREIFEAAMKDMAEMAASYEPSGSPQEVFNKQAEFAKKAFEAAIRNTRDLAELVQKSGTDALNIIHERMQESYDEIRRSLERR; encoded by the coding sequence GTGCCGTCCTTCGACATGGGCAAGATCATGGAGCATCACCAGAAGAACATCGACGCTATGGGCCGCTCGTGGCAGGCGGTGGCGAGCGGCGCCACGGCGATCGCTGACAAGCAGCGCGAGATCTTCGAGGCCGCAATGAAGGACATGGCGGAGATGGCGGCCAGCTACGAGCCGTCCGGATCGCCGCAGGAGGTCTTCAACAAGCAGGCCGAGTTCGCCAAGAAGGCCTTCGAGGCGGCGATCAGGAACACGCGCGATCTCGCCGAGCTGGTGCAGAAGTCCGGCACCGACGCGCTCAACATCATCCACGAGCGCATGCAGGAATCCTACGACGAGATCCGCCGCAGCCTGGAGCGGCGGTAG
- a CDS encoding type II toxin-antitoxin system RelE/ParE family toxin, translated as MIEVLQTETFRRWMDHLDDAVAETRILARIKRAQFGNLGDWKSVGGGVSEMRIDHGAGYRVYFTRRGDKLIVLLAGGTKRTQTADIARAQQIAKQV; from the coding sequence ATGATCGAAGTCCTCCAGACCGAAACGTTTCGCCGCTGGATGGACCACCTCGACGACGCCGTCGCCGAGACGCGTATTCTCGCTCGCATCAAGCGGGCGCAATTCGGCAACCTGGGCGACTGGAAGTCGGTCGGCGGTGGCGTGAGCGAAATGCGGATCGATCACGGTGCCGGCTATCGGGTTTATTTCACGCGGCGCGGCGACAAGCTGATCGTGCTGTTGGCCGGCGGGACGAAGCGGACGCAGACCGCCGACATCGCCAGGGCGCAGCAGATTGCGAAGCAGGTCTGA
- a CDS encoding DUF445 family protein: protein MNRAPSQPPSDSERARALRRVKLAATLVLAATATLFLVARHFEAGHWAWGYVAAFASAATVGGLADWYAVVALFRRPLGLPIPHTAIVPRNHQRIADNLGSFVENNFLAREAVERKLGEVDFAAQIATWLGDPARSAALAAFVLRLLPQALTAIDQSGLRRFFGERVRAELERIEVAPLAAGFLGAVIEKGRHQRLLNELLGALDTLLTSQETLDALREKIRQELPALFNLYRADAYLLRKIVASTGAFVAEARADPGHPLRVEFDKFVRGFVERLRGSADFATRAETFKRDLLARPEVATLAEGAWDSLRAFLERDAAAADSQVGRQLEAMLTEAGAQLGRDPAIRAEINRGIVQVLGEFVQSQKSGVGRFIADQVKDWDIDVLIGRIELTVGRDLQYIRFNGALIGGLAGLALHALEQGLKLHP, encoded by the coding sequence ATGAACCGCGCCCCCTCCCAGCCGCCAAGCGATAGCGAACGGGCCCGCGCTCTGCGGCGCGTCAAGCTCGCCGCGACGCTGGTGCTGGCGGCGACGGCGACACTCTTCCTGGTGGCGCGTCACTTCGAGGCCGGGCACTGGGCCTGGGGCTATGTGGCCGCGTTCGCCTCGGCGGCGACGGTGGGCGGGCTCGCCGACTGGTACGCCGTCGTGGCGCTGTTCCGCCGGCCGCTGGGGCTGCCGATCCCGCACACCGCCATCGTCCCGCGCAACCACCAGCGCATCGCCGACAATCTCGGCAGCTTCGTCGAGAACAATTTCCTGGCGCGCGAGGCGGTCGAGAGGAAGCTGGGCGAGGTCGATTTCGCCGCCCAGATCGCCACCTGGCTCGGCGATCCGGCGCGCAGCGCGGCGCTCGCGGCCTTCGTCCTTCGGCTGCTGCCGCAGGCGCTGACGGCGATCGACCAGTCGGGATTGCGCCGTTTCTTCGGCGAGCGCGTGCGCGCCGAGCTGGAGCGGATCGAAGTCGCGCCTCTCGCCGCCGGCTTCCTGGGCGCCGTGATCGAGAAGGGCCGGCACCAGCGGCTCCTGAACGAGCTGCTGGGCGCGCTCGACACGCTGCTGACCAGCCAGGAAACGCTCGACGCGCTGCGCGAGAAGATCCGGCAGGAGCTGCCGGCGCTGTTCAACCTCTATCGCGCCGACGCCTATCTCCTGCGCAAGATCGTGGCCTCGACCGGCGCCTTCGTGGCGGAGGCGCGCGCCGATCCGGGCCATCCGCTGCGCGTCGAGTTCGACAAGTTCGTGCGCGGCTTCGTCGAGCGGCTGCGCGGCTCGGCGGACTTCGCGACCCGCGCCGAGACCTTCAAGCGCGACCTGCTGGCCCGGCCCGAGGTGGCGACGCTGGCCGAGGGCGCCTGGGACAGCCTGCGCGCCTTCCTCGAACGCGATGCCGCGGCGGCGGACTCGCAGGTCGGCCGCCAGCTCGAGGCCATGCTGACCGAGGCCGGCGCCCAGCTCGGCCGCGACCCCGCCATCCGCGCCGAGATCAACCGCGGCATCGTGCAGGTGCTGGGCGAGTTCGTGCAGAGCCAGAAGAGCGGCGTCGGCCGCTTCATCGCCGACCAGGTGAAGGACTGGGACATAGACGTCCTGATCGGCCGCATCGAGCTCACGGTCGGCCGCGACCTGCAGTACATCCGCTTCAACGGCGCCCTGATCGGCGGCCTCGCCGGTTTGGCCTTGCACGCGCTGGAGCAGGGGTTGAAGCTTCATCCGTGA
- a CDS encoding addiction module antidote protein yields the protein MVKLTKFDAAEYLRSPRHMALYLDACLREGGDDPAFIASALGDIARARGINYIAAEAGMTKAGLYKALSKRGNPSFGAILKVVRAMGLELHVTVQKRAA from the coding sequence ATGGTCAAGCTGACGAAGTTCGACGCAGCGGAATACCTCAGGAGCCCCCGACACATGGCGCTCTATCTCGACGCCTGTCTCCGGGAAGGCGGCGACGATCCGGCATTCATCGCCTCCGCTCTCGGCGACATCGCCCGAGCCCGCGGTATCAACTATATAGCTGCGGAGGCTGGCATGACCAAGGCCGGCCTCTACAAGGCGTTGAGCAAGAGGGGAAACCCGTCCTTCGGCGCCATCCTCAAGGTCGTCCGTGCGATGGGGCTCGAGCTTCATGTAACCGTCCAGAAGCGCGCCGCCTAA
- a CDS encoding phosphodiesterase — translation MLIAQISDMHVTAEGTLLYKRIDTAGYLERAVAHVLGLEPRPDVVIATGDLVDGGTPEEYQRLRRLLAPLPMPVYVIPGNHDAREPLRAAFADRGYLPKEGFLQYAVEGLPLRLIGLDTLVPGKPYGALCGERLGWLAARLDERPEVPTLLFLHHPPFDCGIEAFDRFRLNEGDAALADLVRRHGNIERVTCGHVHRPIQRRWAGSLASIAPSTAHQATLDLQAGAPLSMMMEPPAIALHLWTGGGLVTHMSYVGAFDGPKPFRAL, via the coding sequence ATGCTGATCGCGCAGATTTCCGACATGCATGTGACCGCCGAGGGCACGCTGCTCTACAAGCGCATCGACACGGCGGGATACCTCGAGCGCGCGGTGGCGCACGTCCTCGGCCTCGAGCCGCGGCCCGACGTCGTGATCGCCACGGGCGATCTCGTCGACGGCGGCACGCCCGAGGAATATCAACGCCTGCGCCGCCTGCTGGCGCCGTTGCCGATGCCGGTCTACGTCATTCCCGGCAACCACGATGCACGCGAGCCCTTGCGCGCGGCCTTCGCCGATCGGGGCTACCTGCCGAAGGAAGGCTTCCTGCAGTACGCGGTGGAGGGACTGCCGCTGCGCCTGATCGGCCTCGACACGCTGGTGCCGGGCAAGCCTTATGGCGCGCTGTGCGGGGAGCGGCTGGGCTGGCTCGCGGCGCGCCTCGACGAGCGGCCCGAGGTGCCGACGCTCCTCTTCCTGCACCATCCGCCGTTCGACTGCGGCATCGAGGCGTTCGATCGTTTCCGCCTGAACGAGGGCGACGCCGCCCTCGCCGACCTCGTGCGCCGCCACGGCAATATCGAGCGCGTGACCTGCGGGCACGTCCACCGGCCGATCCAGCGGCGCTGGGCCGGCAGCCTGGCCTCGATCGCGCCCAGCACGGCGCACCAGGCGACGCTCGATCTGCAGGCCGGCGCCCCGCTTTCCATGATGATGGAGCCGCCGGCGATCGCGCTGCATCTCTGGACCGGCGGCGGTCTCGTCACCCATATGAGCTATGTCGGCGCGTTCGACGGCCCGAAGCCGTTTCGCGCCCTCTGA